The Rhopalosiphum maidis isolate BTI-1 chromosome 2, ASM367621v3, whole genome shotgun sequence genome segment TACAGAGAAACCGCGTCGGTCGAGTTAAACCCGaaatcgaataaataaaattgaaaacgcGCACGGCGTAATATATGTCTGTGGCATAACATAAAGTTTGCATTCGAAATAAATCATCGTTTGCTCTATAATATCGCGAAGTGCATCGGGGCCGACGTTATAATATCCGTTACAATCGTTACATAACCCCATtttcctaatattataaatatgaggaACATATGTTTTCGTATTATACCTGTACATTaaacataggtaggtatacgtaatatacatattaatagtcCTATATCCATTTCCGCTGACAAATCattgaatagtaaatataaatatcaacggAGCGCCaactttattactttattactaTTGGACAGTGGATAACTTCGGaattacatttcaatattAGGTACACTGTGATTCATTTATCGaagaataatcattatttcaaatttcaataattattaacatatttgaaaatatttttaaatcgtttttttactttttaaaataaaaatatgcatttcttatttctaattacaaaacagaatattttttgaagtacTTTGATACATAAGAATCAAATTTTGTATGATAGTTTatggattataatttaataagtatttaaagttttaatgagAGGGAGTATAGTGGACTAACATTTTTCAAGGTACCGTATAATACAGTTTAAGcgccattaaaaataaataaaatatactactcACATAAATAACGAAATAAACCAAGTAAAAACAACTGCCATGGTTAACTCATTGACCGGCTTTCATCTTAAACtacataactaataatagtactaaCTAGTTGCATACCGAATACACATGATGTGAACTATATGTACAGAACATTCTCAGTTTTCATGTATtagatttttacataattaacaaaaataattgttaaatcgtaatttaaaacgtgattggaaataattaaatagtaagccaagtaatgtattattcaataatctaTAGTAAACagtagaaattattataccaatattagaagtaaaaaaaacattgcatATCAATCAGCAAtgtgtatataggtaataaatcaatacaaattattcagatatttaaaaaatgtattttaatacagaaTTCTTCAActgcaaataaacaatatagtattatctcatgtattaaatactaatattatgaatgttttaataatagacattttagttatataaaaattattttgacacTATTCAATTtcaacaactaaaaaaaaatgtccacaATATCATTGCTTTTAcctgttgtattatatattatcttatatctatatacatttatgtgtCTAGTATAGTgagtgaatataattatactaatgaatatgaataatccctaaatgtaaattcaaaaattaaacataagtatgttatttttttttaatttattaaaaaaatcttcaaaaactattgcttgtaataattaattgtaaagacATTAAAACTTCattcaaaatcattataaataaaacaaaactaaacaattttaatttaggaaattaatcttaaacttaaaaattattattattttattttattacattttttacacatttattttcaaatggaTACtagttgtaaatataattatattggaaaatattcaataaagattatttatttatattaaaaatataattccatcagaaaacataataaagttAGCATCCATCATTTTGTAAATAGCTGCATAAGCTTCATTTTCAGTAAAAGTATTAGCTACGTGTTCTTCATTTATCATGGTGAACATTCGTGAAAAACCCAATGATTGTAATctgtttttttgaaaaactttaCTCAATGTTGACTTGAATACTTTATACCTATCTGGAGTGATTGATGTTTGTGCTATAGCGGGTAAACTATTTGTATCTACTTCCATAACTTCTGGTTCTGCAGTATCAGGCTCTTCTTCTTCCCCATCTTCAAACGAGTAAGGATCATCATCATTTctttttgattttctttttaGAGGTTTGTTTTGTGAATCTTGTTCATCTCCAGATTCTTCATCACTGAGTTGCCGTTTTCTTTTAGGTTTctctaatacttttttaaagtaaGCAAACTGAACAAGTTCAATTGCTGCTTGAGCATCTTGTGGTTCAACATTTTTTGACAAACGAGCTTTAGCATGAGCAGTAGAAAGACGAATTAACGTTTCTAATGTTCTGACAGTAACAGGCTGTGTTCTTGCAGCATCAGATTTAACAGCTTCTTGAGAGCGAAGTCTAGTATATTCTTcggatattttattagatgcTGCTTCAGTCAATACTGGTTTAACACACTtggcaatatgtatatattttctcaTGAATTGACTGCTTAAAGTTTGttctgatttattattttgtggtcCATGAAGTAACggttcatatttttcaaacatgcGAGTTTTAGATGGGTCATTTTCATCAATTTCCAAATTTCTAGTACTCAAAATATCTACACCCGAACCCATTGGTAACGCTTCACCATCTTGTTCTTTAGGATCTCTGTATCTATGAATACGAACAACATGCTCAGATATCAAACGATCATTTTCACTATCAGGTACATCTAACATGacaaacaataaatcaaatcGAGACAATAATGAATCTTGTAGACCTATGTTTTCCATTGGAGTTTTATATTGATCGTATCTACCGTACACAGGATTAGCAGCAGCTAGAACAGAACACCTGGCATTAAGCCTTGCATGTATACCAGCTTTGGAAATAGAAACTCTGCCTTGCTCCATAACTTCGTGTATAGCTGTACGATCCATGTCagacattttatcaaattcaTCAATACACACAACACCTCTGTCAGCAAGTACCATAGCTCCAGCTTCTAATCGCCGATCACCAGTTTCTTGATCTGTAGTGACAGCAGCAGTCAAACCAACTCCTGAACTTCCTCTACCTGTAGTGGCTACAGCTCTTGGAGCAGCACATAACACATATCTGAGTAATTGCGATTTAGCAACACTTGGATCaccaattaataacaaatttatatctCCACGAAGACGTGTCCCATTGggtaaaattttttcaattccaCCCAGCAAAAGACAAAGGATtgcttttttaataaaagtatggCCATGAATAGAAGGTGCTAATGATCGAgccaataaattgaatatatcacCCTTCTTTCTTGATAATTTTCTACAGTTGAATACATCATCTCTACTAACAGAATATGTTGCATCTTCACTTAACTGCGATATATTGTTAGCAATAACAATAGTTCTAAAATTTCCAGTTGTATAACCTCCTTGTTTAGCAGGAAGACAACGATAACTACCAACTACTTGCACTCGGTCTCCAGGTTTACAACAGTCAACTAAATCATTATCACATACAATATCAACAAAGCGCGGCAATTGTCCAGCTGGTGCTTTTTCGGGCATTTCttgaattgttattgtttgatGATCTTTATACACAGAAAGACCATATTCAGTTTCTAAAGGATTACCGTCATCATCTTTTGTTGGATATACAGAACTAGATGGAAAGGCAGATGTCGATGTCATATCTGTGTAGCGGCgttctattgtttttttagtagTTGGACAAAAATGTACACTTCTTACAATTTTTGGACGAACTAGAGAACATTTTGTAACTATGCCTTCTAAACACACCAAGTTACCTAAGAACTTACTATTCATAGTTCTAGGTGTAACATGACGACTTCCAAAACTACCTTCAAAGGCAACAAAAAATTCATCATATTTATTGGCATAAGTTGAATCAATATTTGCAACATATTCTTTAAGGGCACGCTCCAAAGCAAATTGTTCTTCAAaagtatttgttaataattcttGGGTTCTATTAGGATTCTTTTTGCGTAAATCATTGATGTCTATTAGTAGTCTTTGACTGTTTTCATCAATCATTAATTTCACCTTTTTgtgatatacattttgattttcttcATCATCCAGAAAACTTAGATATTCTTTTTGAATATCTCGAAGTCTTTGTTCAATGTCATCGTCCATCATTTTTGacactaaaacaaaaaatataagaataggAAATAagtcttattaatatttataatagatttaaggAGTCTTACATAATTTCTTATTGTAGGTATGTATCTTTATTGATCCAGGAAAGTTAAGTCAATTTGTTTTCAACACTATACTTTacgatataaaaatctatataaactGTAAACTAACTGcactaataaatttactcttggataatattgttacttaataacttaaatgcataaataggtatgtattattaatatccataggtaaaataaaatcttgttTCCCAATCAATActgtttttaacatttgttttgaaatattttattttagattacttttaaaatggtgtgataataataataattactactactattcaaaatttgaacaccCCTTGAAATCTAAGTCTGTACTTTGGCTTATAGGAGAAGTAAACCATATTCCGACCATACTGCATACCCTAACCATTTGATATACAAACATACATTGGCATCAGTCAATATCAGCGCTAGCATCAGTCTACATGAAAATAACAGTTTACTTCTCTCATAAGCCAAAGTATGGTTGCGTTTACTATGATTAGCGGCATTTTAGTTAACAATTAAGTATGTCAATAATACAAAGCAATAGCAatagtaagtatttaaagaacagttaaaaaactgttaaaacagttaaaactTTACTCTTTAAATAGTCTCCAAAATTGAGTCTTAAATAGTTTTCCACCCACTTTTTAATATCAACCtctcttatacatatataatggtatgaactagttatttaatttttacattctaatagatatatacaaattgacatatttataattggtcCATTCTATAATTCaatgaatcaataaaatttatagatgttcaaaaaatacaattgtaagtacctaaatgttaagaagaataaatatcattgcatggatatataatataaaagaaaggtatcattcataaaaatagttaactgattaatgttaaataacaaatacatttaaattaatttaatagaaaatcaaTTCTTACTACAAGTTACAATTGTaggaaaatactaataaaaattagtctattgaataatgcataaattattgaattttcattagaatatactgattatattttattcttatttattcttCAAGAAGATAATAggatataatttgatattttaataactcaaaaaaaccagtcatttaaaactataatcaaatcatgatcaaaatatattttagtaagttagtagttattaagttattaagtttatattagtaatatttaagaaaaaataaaaactattattttattactatattattttaaatattttaaaagaaattaataaagcGTACTTACGTTTGgagaatatttatttgctGGTCAACACAAAACTTACACtgcgtataaattaaaattttgaaaggtaaaatcaattaatgttGTCCACTTCAGTCGTCCGATACTTCAGAACTAAGACTCAGTTGATTTTATTGACAAATATTGttcaattgatattataacttaacgaCAAATAGGAACTATAAGAGCGTAGATCGACATCGGACATACCAGTTTACGTTAAGTGTGTATGTGTAAAACTTTCAATTATGAAAAGAtccacaaaaatacaaaataaacgtaAACGGAGTAAGCCGTATGGCGTAAACTATAGGACGTAAACGTCGTAACTTGtaaactaaaaagaaaaatgaaataacaatGCACTAATACTTTTACCGCCAAAAAGATTAACAACcaaatagcattattaactttggaGGTTAGACTACATAAACTCGATGGcgggatttattttatttcatggaagataatcaattaatttcccAACACATAAAATGCAGCCTCAGTAAAGTTATCGCCGTTACCGTTACCGGTCTTAGAGCTTAGAAGATCTTCTAAACGTCTattctattttctatatatttctgTAATTCTGTAAGATATCTCATTAGTTATTGCATAAAAGCAAAATGCAAaagatttcaatttaataccaATTGTGTGATTCTGTGTACGATTACATTGTTTTGGACGTTTTGGTGCATTTATCAATAGTGTAATATTACTCTAAAGAGCACGGATTAAGATATATATCTTAGTCCGTACTATAGTGTAATTATAGCATGGTCTGGACAcagaatttatttatctaatctATTGTATGGTTATTGATTACCcaacaatatatttgaaaaatgttctcATAGAACAAAtgaaattagttaataattcacataaatacataatcctGTGATAGTTTTGGATTAGTGCTGTTGAAGTAAAATTTTCTAAGAATGGTTCATAacacgtaaaaataaaaacttaaaaagctACCCATACCACAGAATGCTGTGCTcatactaataaattttatctatttgaTAGGTATTACATTgtctataataagttattaaaaataatcatatattgtcCTATCGTTCTGTGCTTAAATTGTAATTCTGTGACAAATAACAACACTATACTATgcaatacaacaaaaaataaagtatattaatactattacccAATACCACAGAATATACAGAAATACAGAATAACCAAAGTTGCAaagataacaaattttaaattaggtttactttttatctattgttattgtttattatctaTTCATGTGCGCCcccctttttttaatttttataattttagataatagataacaatatttacaagaacacagttttaatttttaacttactaaTTACAAAGCCACTAGTTTTAACTATTAGATGTTATATCatgattcaaaattaaattta includes the following:
- the LOC113551147 gene encoding DNA replication licensing factor MCM3, translated to MMDDDIEQRLRDIQKEYLSFLDDEENQNVYHKKVKLMIDENSQRLLIDINDLRKKNPNRTQELLTNTFEEQFALERALKEYVANIDSTYANKYDEFFVAFEGSFGSRHVTPRTMNSKFLGNLVCLEGIVTKCSLVRPKIVRSVHFCPTTKKTIERRYTDMTSTSAFPSSSVYPTKDDDGNPLETEYGLSVYKDHQTITIQEMPEKAPAGQLPRFVDIVCDNDLVDCCKPGDRVQVVGSYRCLPAKQGGYTTGNFRTIVIANNISQLSEDATYSVSRDDVFNCRKLSRKKGDIFNLLARSLAPSIHGHTFIKKAILCLLLGGIEKILPNGTRLRGDINLLLIGDPSVAKSQLLRYVLCAAPRAVATTGRGSSGVGLTAAVTTDQETGDRRLEAGAMVLADRGVVCIDEFDKMSDMDRTAIHEVMEQGRVSISKAGIHARLNARCSVLAAANPVYGRYDQYKTPMENIGLQDSLLSRFDLLFVMLDVPDSENDRLISEHVVRIHRYRDPKEQDGEALPMGSGVDILSTRNLEIDENDPSKTRMFEKYEPLLHGPQNNKSEQTLSSQFMRKYIHIAKCVKPVLTEAASNKISEEYTRLRSQEAVKSDAARTQPVTVRTLETLIRLSTAHAKARLSKNVEPQDAQAAIELVQFAYFKKVLEKPKRKRQLSDEESGDEQDSQNKPLKRKSKRNDDDPYSFEDGEEEEPDTAEPEVMEVDTNSLPAIAQTSITPDRYKVFKSTLSKVFQKNRLQSLGFSRMFTMINEEHVANTFTENEAYAAIYKMMDANFIMFSDGIIFLI